The genomic DNA TCATGGTAATTCCTCCTTTTAATAAAATATTATAAATATTCCTGAAAGCATAATAAGAAGCGACAGGATTTTCTTTTTATTAATCTTCCTTTTCTCAAGGCTGAAAAAGCCAAATTGGTCTATAATTAAGGATGCTGTTATTTCTCCTAAAAAACTCAATACTAAAATACTTGAAATGCTGATATGTCCGAAGGCCATATTATTAAATAATGTTGTTCCCACTCCTATTACTCCTCCAAGATACATCCATACAGGCAGTTTATGATTTTCAAATATTTTTTGTTTTTTTATGCTGATAAAAATAAAACAAATGATCACTCCCACTGTATGAATTATTACTGTTGCCAGATAACTTCCAACAGCCTGTGATAGCATCCCGTTAAAAAATACCATTAATGCTATAAGCATTCCAATAATAACTGCTGTTATATTATACATAAAATACACCTCTTTATAATAAGTATAGAATTTTTTCATTGAAAAAGAGTATGACATATGTCATACTCTTATGAAGAGAGGTGATTATATGAAGTCAGTAAAAATAACGTCAGATCATTTTTTAATATTAGAAAAAATGAAACTCGGAGAAATTGACGGAAAAAATTTGTATATTAAAACGTATAAAAAAGGAGAGTATATTTTTTATCAAAATGAGGAAATAAAAAATATTCTTATTATATATTCTGGAAAAGTGGGGGTTACTTTAGATTCAAGCAAGGGACACAGACTTCTTCTAGCAATATATTCCCCGAATTCAATGCTTGGAGATATAGAGTTTTTTAATAAAAGCTGTACTGTAAGTAATGCACAGGCATTATCCGATACAGCCGTTATCTGTATATCTTATTCAGATATAGAAAAGCTTCGGAATCATAATGAATTTATATATTTACTGGGACAGATACTGGCTAAAAAGTTGACAAGAAACATAAAGAATAATTCAATTAATATTCTCAATGCTGCCGATATTAAAATAGCGGCATATATTGCGGGAATCTGTGAAAATAACATATTTGACGTAAATTTATCCAAGCTTTCAGAATTATTAGGAATCAGCTATCGTCATCTGCTTAGGCGGCTGAAAGCTTTTTGTGAAAATGGGTATCTTCTTAAAATAAAAGATGCATATAAAATTACAGATTTGAATTCTTTAAAGGAGCTTGCCGGTGATTATTACATAACAGATGACTGGCAGATATAATAATGATCTCCGGATAGTAAATATATTATGTATTTAGAATATTTATTCATCGTGATCTTTTATTTTAAAAATGAAGGAGGCTGATTTTTTTATGAAGCCGGGCAGGAATAATGAAATCAGATAAGCCAGTAAAAATACTAATTTCCATGTTCCCAGCCATGTATAAAAAGGGAAGGTTTTCTGCTCATTATTTAAAAAAGTCAGTGTAAAAGAGATTATAGCCGTAGTTAATAATATCGTTATGACAGAAATTATCCTGTTATAGAGAACTACTGATATGCTCAGCATTATAAGTCTACCTTTCTTGAACTTTCAAATAATATAATCTCAGTTATTTTTTTTGCAAATAATTCCTGAGTATATATTTTTTTATGATGCTCATAAAATGCCACATCATCTTCCCAGATTTCCCACAGTGCAAACTTTTTTTCTTCGGGATTTAACGGTGAAATAAAAAACTGAATACATCCTGCTTCCTGATTAGTTTTCTCTTCTAATTCAAGCAGTTCATTTTTTACTATCTCATAGTCTGTACCTTCCGTTGCTCTGATTATAGCTGTACAATACAGGTAAGACGGATTTTTTTCATTTCTTTTCATTTTTGTAACCTCCTGTTATTTTAGTGTTGTTAATAATATCATGAGGAGTCCGCTCCATGTCAAGCTTTTTAAATATTTTTAACAGCAGTCAAAAAAAATATGGTTTTTTTCACAGGTTTCAGTAAAATAAAAAGAAACTTGAAGAATTTTATTTCAGTTTTTCTATTTATTCATTAAAATCTCCATTTTTTGTTTTGTACTTTCAGTAAGTGAGGTATGTACAAATATTTTTAAATTTGTGTTATTAGCAACATCTAAAACTATACATTCAAATTCTAAACTACCGGCTTCGGGATGGGAAAAATATTTGTTTACAGAGTCAATACTCTGAATCTGATGCTGAGACCACCAATAATCAAATTTTTTGCTCATTTTACACATTTTTTTTATAAAATCCAAAATCCAATTATCCATGGTATAATGACTGTATACGGATCTGAAACGCGCCACAAGATCTTCGGCATGTTTCTCCCAGTCTGTAAATAAATTTTTATAATAATCATCCATAAACATAAGCCATACCGCGTTTCTTTCTCCTTCAATTTTCTGATTAAAATCTCCGAACAAATAACAGGCAGCTTTATTCCATGCAAGTATATTCCATCTTTGATCAAGGATATAAGCCGGGGATAATTTTAAACTGTCTATAAAATTCTGAATGCTTTTATCAATATTTATCTGAACTGTCAATAAATCAGTCGGAATGCTTTGATGGGCTAAAGCGAAAAGATATCTTTTCTCTTCCTGGGAAAGCATTAAAGCATTTGATAATTTATTCAGTATTTCAATTGAAACCTTTATTTGTCTTCCCTGTTCCAGCCATGTATACCATGTAAGTCCTATATCTGCGAGATAAGCCACTTCCTCACGGCGTAATCCCGGGGTTCTTCTTCTGATTCCTTCCGGCAGATTAACCTGAGAAGGAAGTATTTTAGAACGTTTCAGCTTTAAAAAACCAGCTAGTTCCGTACGGTTTTTTTTGTCAATATCCAAAGATATCCTCCTATCGTATTACAATTTATACTGGTATAACCAGATATCTGTTTATATTATAAACAATGTGGTAGGATATGTCCAGATGAAAGGAAGTGATTATAATGTAAGAAATTAGCAAAGAAATATAAAACATAAAATTTATTAACTGTAATAAGAAAGGAGCAAAAAATGAATGAGCATAAAACAGAAATAGAATTAAATCTGATAAATGATAAGGTAAAGTTTTTGGGGAAATCAGGAGAAAATCAGGATATAACAATTGATTATGTGCCGCCTTTTGGAGATGGAGAGGGATATACCGCATTAGAATTGTTTCTTATAAGTTTTGCTTCATGCCTTAGCACAACACTTCTGGCACTTATAA from Sebaldella termitidis ATCC 33386 includes the following:
- a CDS encoding DMT family transporter, which translates into the protein MYNITAVIIGMLIALMVFFNGMLSQAVGSYLATVIIHTVGVIICFIFISIKKQKIFENHKLPVWMYLGGVIGVGTTLFNNMAFGHISISSILVLSFLGEITASLIIDQFGFFSLEKRKINKKKILSLLIMLSGIFIIFY
- a CDS encoding Crp/Fnr family transcriptional regulator, producing the protein MKSVKITSDHFLILEKMKLGEIDGKNLYIKTYKKGEYIFYQNEEIKNILIIYSGKVGVTLDSSKGHRLLLAIYSPNSMLGDIEFFNKSCTVSNAQALSDTAVICISYSDIEKLRNHNEFIYLLGQILAKKLTRNIKNNSINILNAADIKIAAYIAGICENNIFDVNLSKLSELLGISYRHLLRRLKAFCENGYLLKIKDAYKITDLNSLKELAGDYYITDDWQI
- a CDS encoding putative quinol monooxygenase, producing the protein MKRNEKNPSYLYCTAIIRATEGTDYEIVKNELLELEEKTNQEAGCIQFFISPLNPEEKKFALWEIWEDDVAFYEHHKKIYTQELFAKKITEIILFESSRKVDL
- a CDS encoding helix-turn-helix transcriptional regulator, whose product is MDIDKKNRTELAGFLKLKRSKILPSQVNLPEGIRRRTPGLRREEVAYLADIGLTWYTWLEQGRQIKVSIEILNKLSNALMLSQEEKRYLFALAHQSIPTDLLTVQINIDKSIQNFIDSLKLSPAYILDQRWNILAWNKAACYLFGDFNQKIEGERNAVWLMFMDDYYKNLFTDWEKHAEDLVARFRSVYSHYTMDNWILDFIKKMCKMSKKFDYWWSQHQIQSIDSVNKYFSHPEAGSLEFECIVLDVANNTNLKIFVHTSLTESTKQKMEILMNK